The nucleotide window ATTCGTCTTTATTCGGAAGAGGATTTTAACAATCGCCCTGAATTTACCGATCCTGAAATTCTGCGCACCAATTTGGCTTCCGTTATTTTGCAAATGACGGCGTTGGGTTTGGATGACATTGAGGCGTTCCCCTTTGTAGATGCGCCGGATAAACGGCATATCCAAGATGGCGTGAAGTTGTTGGAAGAGTTGGGGGCGATTCAACCGAAAAAATATAAATCTCGTGATGGCGCGCGTCTCCCGACGCGTGCCCAAAATTTGACAGATGAAAGCACGCGTCAGGAGACGCGCGCTAGCGAATCGACAGAGAAAAAACAAGGTTGGGAACTTACCCCAATCGGTCGCCAACTTGCCCAACTTCCTGTCGATCCGCGTCTTGCTAAAATGCTTCTAAGTGCGGTCGATTTTGGCAACGTTTATGAAGTGATGATTATTGTCTCGGCGTTATCCATTCAAGATCCGCGTGAGCGTCCAACCGAAAAACAGCAGGCTTCCGACGAAAAACATCGCCGCTTTGCCGATAAAAAATCGGACTTCTTGGCGTTCTTGAATCTTTGGAATTATGTGCAAGAACAGCAAAAAGAATTAACGAAAAACCAATTCCGCCGCCAGTGCCAAAAGGATTTTTTAAATTATTTGCGCATTCGTGAATGGCAGGATATTTATCAACAAATTCGTCTTGCCGTGCGTGAAATGGGCTTGCCGATTAATTCGGAAAAAGCCGAATATCAGCAAATTCACACCGCACTTTTAAGCGGCTTGCTGTCGCATATCGGCTTAAAAGAAGCGGAAAAACAACAATATCTCGGCGCGCGCAACGCCCATTTTGCGATTTTCCCCAATTCCGTGCTTTTCAAAAAACAACCGAAATGGGTGATGGCGGCAGAGTTGGTGGAAACCTCCAAACTTTGGGGGCGCATGGTGGCGGAAATTGAGCCGGAATGGATTGAGCCGCTCGCCGAGCATTTAACGAAAAAATCTTATTCCGAACCGCGTTGGTCGAAATCTCGCGGAGCGGTGATTGCCGATGAAAAAGTGAGCCTGTATGGCGTGCCGATTGTGGCAGCCCGACCGGTGAATTACGGCGCCATTGACCCAAGGGTAAGCCGTGAAATCTTTATTCAATCCGCCTTGGTAGAAGGGGATTGGAACACCAAACATAAATTCTTCAAGCAAAATCAGCAGCTGATTCGTGAAGTTGAAGAATTGGAACACAAAAGCCGTCGCCGCGATATTTTGGTGGACGAGCGTACCTTATTTGAGTTTTACGATCAGCGTATCGGCACTGACGTGGTGTCGCAAAAGCATTTTGATACCTGGTGGAAAAAGACGGAAAAACAAGATCCCGAGCTGCTTAATTTTGAACGTTCCTTCTTGATTAACGATGATGCGGAACAAGTGAGCAAGCTGGATTTCCCGAATTTCTGGCATCAAGGCAATTTAAAGCTCAAACTGACCTATCAATTTGAACCAGGTACGGATGCGGACGGCGTGACCGTGCATATTCCGTTGCCGTTGCTCAATCAAGTGGAAATGATGGGGTTTGATTGGCAAATCCCGGGATTACGGGAAGAACTGGTGATTGCGCTGATTAAGTCTCTGCCTAAATCTTATCGACGCAATTTCGTGCCGGCACCGAATTATGCCCAAGCCTTTTTAGGGCGCGCCGTGCCGTTGGAAAAACCGTTGTTGGATACGCTGATTTATGAATTGCGTCGTATGACGGGTGTCGCCGTAGAAGCGGAACACTGGCATTGGGAACAAATTCCAAGCCATTTGAAAATGACTTTCCGCGTGGTGGATGAAAACGGCAAGAAAATCGCCGAATCCATGAATTTGGACGAGCTGAAATTTAGCTTAAAAGACCGTGTGCAAGAAAGCATTTCTGCGGTGGCAGACGATGGCATTGAACAAAGCGGTCTGCATATTTGGAGTTTCGCTGAGTTGCCGCAATGTTATGAACAAAAACAGCGCGGTTTCAGTGTGAAAGCCTTTCCTGCCATTGTGGACGAAAAAGACGCGGTGGGCATTAAACTGTTTGAAACGGAATTTGAACAAGCGGTGGCAATGCAACAAGGTTTGCGCCGATTGTTGCTTCTCAACGTGCCGTCACCGATTAAATATCTGCATGAAAAATTGCCGAATAAAGCCAAATTGGGGCTGTATTTTACGCCATTTGGTCGCGTGCTGGATTTAATTGACGACTGCATCGCCTGTGCCGTGGACAAACTCATTGCAGATTTCGGCGGCTTTGTTTGGAACGAAGAAGGCTTTGATAAGCTACGCGATTTTGTGCGTGAAAACGTTAATGAAGTCACCGTAGATATTGCGCAAAAAGTGGAACAGATCCTTACGCTCACCCACCAGCTCAACCAACGCCTTAAAGGAAAAATGGATTTCACCATGGCATTTGCCCTGTCTGACATGAAAAGCCAGATTTCAGGTTTGATTTATCAAGGCTTCGTGCAAAAAAGCGGCTACGCCCGCCTGCCGGATTTACTCCGCTATCTGCAAGCCATCGACAAACGCATGGATAAACTGGCTCAAGATGTGAATCGTGATCGCGCCGCCATGTTACGCGTGGAACAAGTGCAACAAGCCTACCAACAACTCCTCGCCAAACTCCCAAAATCCAAACCGATTTCTGATGAGGTGGCGGAGATTCGTTATATGATTGAAGAATTGCGGGTGAGTTTGTTTGCACAGCAGTTAGGGACGAAGTATCAGGTGTCGGATAAGCGGATTTTGAATTTGATTAATGAAGTTTAGTAATTTAAGTCAGAGGAAATAACATGAATAAAGAGAATAATTCTAGTAGAAAAGAATTTGCAAAATCACAATTTAAATCGGGGCTAGAGTTCCAGAAAAAAGGAAAATATGCAGAGGCTGAGCAGGTATATAAATCAATTCAAAAAGAAGATGATAAAAAACGATTTGCAATGTCGCGATTTAATTTAGGGTTATTGTTTGAATCACAAGAGAAATATCTAGAGGCTCAACATGCATACCAAGAAATCAAAAGGGAAGATGATGCAGAGGAATTTGTAAAATCTCGAAATAATTTAGGTATTCTATTATATAATCAAGGTAAATATAATGAAGCAAAGAAAGTTTTCCGTGAAATAACTAGAGACGATAATCCAAAAGAATTTGCTTTTATATGTATTAATTTTGGAGTTATTCTAAAAGAATGTAATGAGCTAGTCGAAGCAAAAGAAGTATTAGAAAATATAAATAAAGATGATGGTGAATATCTTCTCTGTAAAGCTAGATTAATTATTGGAGAAATACTTCTCTATCAAGGAGAATATGATAATGCAAAAAAACTTTTTGAAGATTCTAAGAGAGTTTATCATTATGAATCTGAATGCTTTATTAGAATTTCACAATATTCTATTAAGAAGTTTACTAAAGATCTAATAAAGTTAAAAGAGATTGTTGATGAAATTTTAAATTGCTTAAAATTAGATAGTAAGTATGAGAAATACATTTGTCACTATACTCGACCAAGTACCGCTTTTTCATTATTGGGATATAATGAAGAACCATCCAAATTACGTTTAAGTACAATAAAAAATGTAAACGATCCAACGGAGGGGAATATTTTATTAGATTATTTTAATTTGCCTAATGAAGAGATTGGTCTTTGTTCATTTATTAGCTGTTTTACATTTAATCATGATAGCTTAAATCAGTTTAGATTGTATGGAAAAGAAAATAATCAGGAAGCTTCTGGAGTAAGTCTTATTTTTGAGAAAAATTTCTTTGATGAATATTCAGAACCTTGTAATTTTATTGAGTATGGAAAAAAAGAATCACTGATAAATTCATTTTCTCCAGAGAATAATTCAAGCATTAATACAGATATTAATAATAAAATTAATAAATTGCCAGTTTATAGATGTATATATATGGATAATGAACCAGATTATATAAAATTAGCTAAGCGTAGCGAGATTGATTTTTATAAAGAGGGTAGATCTGAGTTTTTTACTTCCTACTTAGATGAGATTAATAAAAAAACTGATGAAGTTAAAAAGTCGATTGATAAATTTAAAGAAGTATTAAGTTCCATGTTTGGAAATAATAAATCTAATGAAGATTTATACAATATTGTTAATTATATTCTGTTACCACTTAAGTTTCTAGTTAAGCATGCTGCATTTGAAGATGAGCAAGAGTGTAGAATATTTTTTATTACAGATTTATTTGATGAAAGAATTATTTCAGATATTAATGATAAATCAATGTATTTGGAGTATAAACCGTCAGTTAGAGAACATATAAAAGAAATATATTTATCAATCGGAGCTTCTCAATACGAAGATTTCTTTATTAGAACTTTAAAAGATAGCTCTAAGGTTTGTCGTTCTAGAAATCCATTTAGAAATAAATAATTTCTCATTTTTAAGTACGAGTCTAAGAATAAAAGTGCGGTTATTTTTTCAAACGTTTTTTCAACTTCAAAAACGCGTTCAAAATCTCACGATAGCGCAAGCGTCCGCGCTTGTGCTTATTTGGTCCAAGCGTGGATGCTTGAACCATCTTTCTGTTTTGAAAAGTGCGGTTACTTTTCCAATCATTTTTAAGTGTTATCACGCAAAACGGCGTTTTAGTAATTCATATAAAATTCAGGGTGATATCAAACTAGCAAACAAAATACATACATAATAGATATATAAAAATCAAAAACCCCCGATGCTCTCACATCAGGGGTTCATACGAATAAACTTGGCGGTGACCTACTCTCACATGGGAACATCCCACACTACCATCGGCATAACAGCGTTTCACTTCTGAGTTCGGTATGGAATCAGGTGGGTCCACCGCATTATCGCCGCCAAAAATCGGTCGATGATATTCTTCTCTTTCTCTCTTATCTCTTTCTTTTTATTTCTCTGTCTTCTTCAAACTAAAACAAGCTGACTCTCCACTTTCTCTTCTTCGTCTCGTCTCTTAACTGTTACCTTCTACTTCGCTCCATGCTCCAGGTCTCCCCAAAACACTTGAGCGTTGTATGGCTAAGCCTCTCGGGCAATTAGTATGCGTTAGCTCAATGTATCACTACACTTACACACCGCACCTATCTACGTCTTAGTCTTAAACAACCCTTACACACTTGATGTGTGGGAGAACTCATCTCTTGGCAAGTTTCGTGCTTAGATGCTTTCAGCACTTATCTCTTCCGCATGTAGCTACCCGGCAATGCGTCTGGCGACACAACCGGAACACCAGTGATGCGTCCACTCCGGTCCTCTCGTACTAGGAGCAGCCCCAATCAATTCTCCAACGCCCACGGCAGATAGGGACCGAACTGTCTCACGACGTTCTAAACCCAGCTCGCGTACCACTTTAAATGGCGAACAGCCATACCCTTGGGACCTACTTCAGCCCCAGGATGTGATGAGCCGACATCGAGGTGCCAAACACCGCCGTCGATATGAACTCTTGGGCGGTATCAGCCTGTTATCCCCGGAGTACCTTTTATCCGTTGAGCGATGGCCCTTCCATGCAGAACCACCGGATCACTATGACCTACTTTCGTACCTGCTCGACTTGTCTGTCTCGCAGTTAAGCTTGCTTATACCATTGCACTAACCTCACGATGTCCGACCGTGATTAGCAAACCTTCGTGCTCCTCCGTTACGCTTTGGGAGGAGACCGCCCCAGTCAAACTACCCACCAGACACTGTCCGAGACCACGTTTCGCAATCTTCGTTAGAACATCAAACGTTAAAGGGTGGTATTTCAAGGACGACTCCATAATCACTGGCGTGACTACTTCAAAGTCTCCCACCTATCCTACACATCAAAATTCAATGTTCAGTGTCAAGCTATAGTAAAGGTTCACGGGGTCTTTCCGTCTAGCCGCGGGTACACCGCATCTTCACGGCGATTTCAATTTCACTGAGTCTCGGGTGGAGACAGCCTGGCCATCATTATGCCATTCGTGCAGGTCGGAACTTACCCGACAAGGAATTTCGCTACCTTAGGACCGTTATAGTTACGGCCGCCGTTTACTGGGGCTTCGATCAGGAGCTTCTCTTTCGATTACACCATCAATTAACCTTCCAGCACCGGGCAGGCATCACACCCTATACGTCCACTTTCGTGTTTGCAGAGTGCTGTGTTTTTAATAAACAGTTGCAGCCAGCTGGTATCTTCGACCGGTTCAACCTTCGCCCGCAAGGGACTACAATCTACGCCGGCGCACCTTCTCCCGAAGTTACGGTGCTATTTTGCCTAGTTCCTTCACCCGAGTTCTCTCAAGCGCCTGAGTATTCTCTACCTGACCACCTGTGTCGGTTTTCAGTACGGTTTAGTAAAGCCTTTCGCTTAGTGGCTTTTCCTGGAAGTGTGGTATCAGTTACTTCAGCTCCGTAGAGCCTCGTCATCATCTCTCAGTGTTAAGGAAGTCCGGATTTGCCTAAACTTCCCACCTACCAACTTAAACGTACATATCCAACAGTACGCTAACCTAACCTGCTCCGTCCCCACATCGCAGCTTTACCAAGTACGGGAATATTAACCCGTTTCCCATCGACTACGCTTTTCAGCCTCGCCTTAGGGGCCGACTCACCCTGCCCCGATTAACGTTGGACAGGAACCCTTGGTCTTCCGGCGAACGGGTTTTTCACCCGTTTTATCGTTACTTATGTCAGCATTCGCACTTGTGATACGTCCAACAGCCCTCTCGAACCATCTTCATCCGCTTACACAACGCTCCCCTACCCAACAGACTTTCGTCTGATGCCGCAGCTTCGGTGCTATATTTGAGCCCCGTTACATCTTCCGCGCAGGCCGACTCGACTAGTGAGCTATTACGCTTTCTTTAAATGATGGCTGCTTCTAAGCCAACATCCTAGCTGTCTAAGCCTTCCCACTTCGTTTCCCACTTAATATAGACTTTGGGACCTTAGCTGGCGGTCTGGGTTGTTTCCCTCTCCACGACGGACGTTAGCACCCGCCGTGTGTCTCCTGAGTATCACTCTTCGGTATTCGTAGTTTGCATCGGGTTGGTAATCCGGGATGGACCCCTAGCCAAAACAGTGCTCTACCCCCGAAGGTGTCCGCTCAAGGCTCTACCTAAATAGATTTCGGGGAGAACCAGCTATCTCCCGGTTTGATTGGCCTTTCACCCCCAGCCACAAGTCATCCGCTAATTTTTCAACATTAGTCGGTTCGGTCCTCCAGTTAGTGTTACCCAACCTTCAACCTGCCCATGGCTAGATCACCGGGTTTCGGGTCTATACCTTGCAACTCAACGCCCAGTTAAGACTCGGTTTCCCTTCGGCTCCCCTATTCGGTTAACCTCGCTACAAAATATAAGTCGCTGACCCATTATACAAAAGGTACGCAGTCACCCTTGCGGGCTCCCACTGCTTGTACGTACAAGGTTTCAGGTTCTATTTCACTCCCCTCACCGGGGTTCTTTTCGCCTTTCCTTCACAGTACTGGTTCACTATCGGTCAATCAGGAGTATTTAGCCTTGGAGGATGGTCCCCCCATCTTCAAACAGGATATCACGTGTCCCGCCCTACTTCTCGTTAGCTTAGTACCACGACCTGGACTTCGAGTACGGGGCTATCACCCTGTGTCGCCAAGCTTCCCAGCTTGTTCCTCTGTCTCTATCGCTATCACTAACAGGCTCTTTCGCTTTCGCTCGCCGCTACTCACAAAATCTCGGTTGATTTCTTTTCCTCGGGGTACTTAGATGTTTCAGTTCTCCCGGTTCGCCTCACTTACCTATGAATTCAGTAAGTGATAGTAGATTCTTCATCTACTGGGTTTCCCCATTCGGACATCTTGGATTAAACGCCTCTTATCGACTCATCCAAGCTTTTCGCAGATTAGCACGTCCTTCTTCGCCTCTGATTGCCAAGGCATCCACCTTGTACGCTTTGTCACTTAGCCATACAACCTCAAGTATTCTTAGGATGAACAATCTGATGAAGATAAAATGGAATTTAAAGTTAAAATTCACTTTACATCATAGATTGACGCTAAAAACACGTTAGGTTTGTCAGCCGTAACAGTTAATTTATTCAGAATCATTGCCTTTTATCAATGACCCTTACTCAGACTTTCTTGAAAGTCTCGTTTTCAGCTTGTTTCCAGTTTGTTAAAGAACAGTTTATTAAGAAGACAAAAAATCATCTTTAAATGGCGTCCCCACGGGGATTCGAACCCCGGTTACCGCCGTGAAAGGGCGATGTCCTAGGCCTCTAGACGATGGGGACAACATGTAAAGATATTCTTCACATCTTGCTTTATTTGTTTATTCTTCTTTTGTTTACAATCATCAGCCAAACTGTGTGGACACTTAAAGTCAATTCTATCTTTGGTAAGGAGGTGATCCAACCGCAGGTTCCCCTACGGTTACCTTGTTACGACTTCACCCCAGTCATGAATCATACCGTGGTAAACGCCCTCCCGAAGGTTAAGCTATCTACTTCTGGTACAACCCACTCCCATGGTGTGACGGGCGGTGTGTACAAGGCCCGGGAACGTATTCACCGCGACATTCTGATTCGCGATTACTAGCGATTCCGACTTCATGGAGTCGAGTTGCAGACTCCAATCCGGACTTAGACGTACTTTCTGAGATTCACTCCACCTCGCGGCTTCGTCACCCTCTGTATACGCCATTGTAGCACGTGTGTAGCCCTACTCGTAAGGGCCATGATGACTTGACGTCATCCCCACCTTCCTCCGGTTTATCACCGGCAGTCTCCTTTGAGTTCCCGACCGAATCGCTGGCAACAAAGGATAAGGGTTGCGCTCGTTGCGGGACTTAACCCAACATTTCACAACACGAGCTGACGACAGCCATGCAGCACCTGTCTCATGGTTCCCGAAGGCACTCCCGTATCTCTACAAGATTCCATGGATGTCAAGAGTAGGTAAGGTTCTTCGCGTTGCATCGAATTAAACCACATGCTCCACCGCTTGTGCGGGCCCCCGTCAATTCATTTGAGTTTTAACCTTGCGGCCGTACTCCCCAGGCGGTCGATTTATCACGTTAGCTACGGGCACCAAGCTTAAAGCTCAATCCCCAAATCGACAGCGTTTACAGCGTGGACTACCAGGGTATCTAATCCTGTTTGCTCCCCACGCTTTCGCACATGAGCGTCAGTACATTCCCAAGGGGCTGCCTTCGCCTTCGGTATTCCTCCACATCTCTACGCATTTCACCGCTACACGTGGAATTCTACCCCTCCCTAAAGTACTCTAGCTACCCAGTCTGAAATGCAATTCCCAGGTTAAGCCCGGGGATTTCACACCTCACTTAAATAGCCGCCTGCGTGCCCTTTACGCCCAGTTATTCCGATTAACGCTCGCACCCTCCGTATTACCGCGGCTGCTGGCACGGAGTTAGCCGGTGCTTCTTCTGTGATTAACGTCAATTTGTTGCGCTATTAACACAACAACCTTCCTCGTCACCGAAAGAACTTTACAACCCGAAGGCCTTCTTCATTCACGCGGCATGGCTGCGTCAGGGTTGCCCCCATTGCGCAATATTCCCCACTGCTGCCTCCCGTAGGAGTCCGGGCCGTGTCTCAGTCCCGGTGTGGCTGGTCATCCTCTCAGACCAGCTAGAGATCGTCGGCTTGGTAGGCCTTTACCCCACCAACTACCTAATCCCACTTGGGCTCATCCTATGGCATGCGGCCTTGCGGTCCCGCACTTTCGTCTCTCGACTCTACGCGGTATTAGCGACAGTTTCCCGTCGTTATCCCCCTCCATAAGCCAGATTCCCAAGCATTACTCACCCGTCCGCCACTCGTCAGCAAGAAAGCAAGCTTTCTCCTGTTACCGTTCGACTTGCATGTGTTAAGCCTGCCGCCAGCGTTCAATCTGAGCCATGATCAAACTCTTCAATTTAAAAAGTTTAATCGCTCAATACTGCTGACTTAATTAATCATCTATATAAATAAACGAATCTTCGTAGCACTATTCAGTTCAATTTTAAAATTCTTTAATGATAAAAACGAATCTTCAAGTGCCCACACAGTTTGTCTGATTGATTGTTAAAGAACATTTGCACTAAGCAAGGTTGATAATTTTAACTTCTCGTTATTTTATCGTCAAGAAAAATTTTTAAGAACTTTTCTTTTTGTTTGCTACCCCTGCGGTGCGGAGGCGTATTATAGAGATTCGATCCTGAGGATCAAGTATTTTTTTCGAAAAAATGTTTGATAGGTCAGAAAAAATACAATCTATGTAATTTAATGCAAATTTTTACCGCACTTATACTACAATCTAAGCGAATAGCAATTATACATATTGGCGGTTAAACTATTTCGTCTTCTTTGATACAATTTTTTTTAACTATTCAGATTCCTATTTTTGAGGTTTGTGGTGACAAAATTCCATTTTCCAACATTTCATGAAATGTTTCCCGTAGAAAAACGCAAATTAAAATTGTTGCGGGAATGGCTACGTTATCGAGTGCGCCGTTTAGTTTTTGCAACGCAATGCCGGGCGTTAGTCGATTTTATTCATGAAAATCCATTGTGGCAGCCGGTTTTTGTACAGTATCCTTATCGTGTGAATACGCTATTAAGCCAGTACTGTGATAAACACTTTAATGCGACACAGCGTTTAGAAGCTATTAAGACCAATTTTGCCATGGCGGAAAAACACTTTAGTGTGGCGTTGTGCGAGACATTAATTTCACAACAGCCGGTGCTGTTAGCACAGTTAACGGATGAATTGGCGTTAAATTTAACGCTCAACCATATCGATCCTTATGAAGGCTTTTTTGCTATCGCTTTAACTGATGCTAATCAACGTACGATTTATTCTGCCAGCTTTACGTTTTTAGCGGATAACCGCTTGTTAATCGCATCAATTCAAGGACCAAAAGGCGATGAGGCGCAAGATTTAGTGCGTCAGGCGACAAAATTGCTACATGGTGTGCGCCCGATGTTTATGTTGGTGAATGCGTTTAAAGTTTTTGCGGAGACGTTGAATTGTCGTTTGGAAGGCATTCCGCATAAACGTCAGGCAAAATATCGCTGGAATGATTCGGCAAAATTATTGTTTAACTACGATGAATTTTGGCAGGAAAACGAGGGGCATTTGGCGGAAAATTATTGGCAAATTCCGACCGCACTTGAGCGTCGTCCTTTAGAAGACATTCAAAGTAAAAAACGTTCTATGTATCGCAAACGTTATGACATGTTTGACAAGATGATGGTTGAGATTCAATCCCTTTTGACAGAGAAAAATCATGAATAAAATTATTACGGTTGACGGACCAAGCGGTGC belongs to Aggregatibacter sp. 2125159857 and includes:
- a CDS encoding lipopolysaccharide assembly protein LapB yields the protein MNKENNSSRKEFAKSQFKSGLEFQKKGKYAEAEQVYKSIQKEDDKKRFAMSRFNLGLLFESQEKYLEAQHAYQEIKREDDAEEFVKSRNNLGILLYNQGKYNEAKKVFREITRDDNPKEFAFICINFGVILKECNELVEAKEVLENINKDDGEYLLCKARLIIGEILLYQGEYDNAKKLFEDSKRVYHYESECFIRISQYSIKKFTKDLIKLKEIVDEILNCLKLDSKYEKYICHYTRPSTAFSLLGYNEEPSKLRLSTIKNVNDPTEGNILLDYFNLPNEEIGLCSFISCFTFNHDSLNQFRLYGKENNQEASGVSLIFEKNFFDEYSEPCNFIEYGKKESLINSFSPENNSSINTDINNKINKLPVYRCIYMDNEPDYIKLAKRSEIDFYKEGRSEFFTSYLDEINKKTDEVKKSIDKFKEVLSSMFGNNKSNEDLYNIVNYILLPLKFLVKHAAFEDEQECRIFFITDLFDERIISDINDKSMYLEYKPSVREHIKEIYLSIGASQYEDFFIRTLKDSSKVCRSRNPFRNK
- a CDS encoding VirK/YbjX family protein, whose protein sequence is MFPVEKRKLKLLREWLRYRVRRLVFATQCRALVDFIHENPLWQPVFVQYPYRVNTLLSQYCDKHFNATQRLEAIKTNFAMAEKHFSVALCETLISQQPVLLAQLTDELALNLTLNHIDPYEGFFAIALTDANQRTIYSASFTFLADNRLLIASIQGPKGDEAQDLVRQATKLLHGVRPMFMLVNAFKVFAETLNCRLEGIPHKRQAKYRWNDSAKLLFNYDEFWQENEGHLAENYWQIPTALERRPLEDIQSKKRSMYRKRYDMFDKMMVEIQSLLTEKNHE
- the hrpA gene encoding ATP-dependent RNA helicase HrpA codes for the protein MKNRTVKHKLPPLQQSLFSQLIDIMLADKRRLSARIHGIGKIKSQEAQQAVADEIQQQIEQARLRVESRKSAVKNPIVFPESLPVSQRKAEIEKLLSEHQVIVVAGETGSGKTTQLPKMCLELGLGNLGTIGHTQPRRIAARSVAARIAEELQTELGDLVGYKVRFNDQISDNTQIKLMTDGILLAEIQTDRFLNQYSCLIIDEAHERSLNNDFILGYLKQLLPRRPDLKVIITSATIDVERFSKHFNNAPIIEVSGRTYPVEVRYRPVAEEDDQDQLQGILNAVDELQAEGRGDILIFMNGEREIRDTAEALQKQNLKHTEILPLFARLSAQEQNKIFHPSGLNRIVLATNVAETSLTVPGIKYVIDPGTARISRYSYRTKVQRLPIEPISQASANQRKGRCGRVSEGICIRLYSEEDFNNRPEFTDPEILRTNLASVILQMTALGLDDIEAFPFVDAPDKRHIQDGVKLLEELGAIQPKKYKSRDGARLPTRAQNLTDESTRQETRASESTEKKQGWELTPIGRQLAQLPVDPRLAKMLLSAVDFGNVYEVMIIVSALSIQDPRERPTEKQQASDEKHRRFADKKSDFLAFLNLWNYVQEQQKELTKNQFRRQCQKDFLNYLRIREWQDIYQQIRLAVREMGLPINSEKAEYQQIHTALLSGLLSHIGLKEAEKQQYLGARNAHFAIFPNSVLFKKQPKWVMAAELVETSKLWGRMVAEIEPEWIEPLAEHLTKKSYSEPRWSKSRGAVIADEKVSLYGVPIVAARPVNYGAIDPRVSREIFIQSALVEGDWNTKHKFFKQNQQLIREVEELEHKSRRRDILVDERTLFEFYDQRIGTDVVSQKHFDTWWKKTEKQDPELLNFERSFLINDDAEQVSKLDFPNFWHQGNLKLKLTYQFEPGTDADGVTVHIPLPLLNQVEMMGFDWQIPGLREELVIALIKSLPKSYRRNFVPAPNYAQAFLGRAVPLEKPLLDTLIYELRRMTGVAVEAEHWHWEQIPSHLKMTFRVVDENGKKIAESMNLDELKFSLKDRVQESISAVADDGIEQSGLHIWSFAELPQCYEQKQRGFSVKAFPAIVDEKDAVGIKLFETEFEQAVAMQQGLRRLLLLNVPSPIKYLHEKLPNKAKLGLYFTPFGRVLDLIDDCIACAVDKLIADFGGFVWNEEGFDKLRDFVRENVNEVTVDIAQKVEQILTLTHQLNQRLKGKMDFTMAFALSDMKSQISGLIYQGFVQKSGYARLPDLLRYLQAIDKRMDKLAQDVNRDRAAMLRVEQVQQAYQQLLAKLPKSKPISDEVAEIRYMIEELRVSLFAQQLGTKYQVSDKRILNLINEV